The following DNA comes from Bacteroidota bacterium.
AGTTGATATGCCTTTTACTCTGAATAGATTCAAGGCCGATCAGAATCTTAATTTCCCGCTTTTGTCAGATTTTAATAAAGAGGCTATTGCCGCTTTTGGTTGTATGTATGATGTATGGAGTGTAGGCTTGAAAGGAGTCGCCAAGCGGTCTTCATTTGTTATCGATAAAGATGGTATTGTTCGTTTCGCTGAGATTCTTGAAAATGCCGGCGACTATCCGGATTTTGACGGTATTAAAAAAGCGTTGGAAGGGTTGAAGTGAAGGTGATCGGTGTTTTTACAAGCTGAACAAAGCTAATCCAGCTCCCAAAAGGATAATAAGGAATTTCAATAAATTGAACCGGTGATTCTCACTCGATTCGAAGAGTATGGTGGTTGAGATGTGAAGAAATATACCTATCACAACAGCCATGATATTATTAAAATAATCCGCGATATTTATAACGGATGTTCCAATAAGCCGGCTCACAAGCGCTCCCAGTGGTGCCATTGCCGCGAATGCGATGAGGGAGAATAGTGCCATGCTCTTTCCGACCTTTGATTCTTTCAGCATGGTCATGAGTGCTATAGCGATGGGTACATTGTGAAGAAGTATGCCCACAAGCAATTGTTTATTACTTTCGCTGATCTGATCGGCATTTTGTGACAAAGGCATTCCTTCGAGGAAAGAGTGTACAGATAAGCTCAGCATGATAGTTAAAGGAAAAGTTTTACCATGACCGGCGTGTATGTGTATGTGCCCATGTTCAATTCCTTCTGAGAAAAACTCAAGGAATATCTGCAGAAAAAATCCGGCTAAAATATAAATGCCTATTGATCCGTCGCCTCCGGAATATATATCCGGGATCAGATGCAGAACACTTATTGCGAAAAGGTAGGCTCCGCTGAAGGATAAAATAAGTTTAAGGTTACGTGAGCTTATTTTTAGCCATAAAACACTGAGGCCGCTTAATAAGGCTCCAAAAAATAAAATAATATATAGCGGGTATATCATATTTTTTCTCCAACAATTATCAGCCTTTCGGATTGTTCCGTTCTGAATGTGTTGAGCGAATAATCGCCAAACAAATTTAAAGTTTTAAAACCGATAGAACTAAAATGTTTTTCGAAATCGCTCAATGTAAGCATCAAAACTTCTTCGCTAAATTGAAAATGTTTTCCATTTGTGTCAAATTCAATGTGTTTGACAAGTGTTTTACCAGCCAATTGCTTTTTTATCTTAAAGGCGATCCCGTCAATAGTCTTTTCTTCATTTTCAACAATATTCTTCATTGCGGTAACAGCGTTGAAAAAATCGATCACCACTTTTCCTTTCTTTTTAAGTGCCGAATGCATTGACCTTATTGCAAGTCCGTTCTCGTGTTCAGTTTTAAAATAGCCTATGCTTGTAAATAAATTAAGCGCGGCATCAAAATAATTGGTAATAAAAGTTTTACGCATGTCGTGAACGGAAAAATGAAGGGTGTCATTTTCAAACACTCTCGCATGCTTAATACTTTCTTCCGAGATATCAATTCCGGTTACATCAAATCCCTTTTTATTCAGGTAAATAGCATGGCGGCCTTTGCCGCAGGCAACATCAACGATCCGGGCATTTGGAGGCAGATCAATTTTGGTTAATAAGTTATCAATAAAAATTTCAGCCTCATTTGTATTGCGGTTTTTGTAAAGTATGTGATAATAAGGTGTATTAAACCAGTTGCAAAACCACTCCTGTTGTACTTTTTTGTCCATAAAGTATTTATACTGTGTTAATTGCGTAAAGTGCTAAAGTAGATATAACAAAGCGTTTTACTATATTTGATTGTAAGTTTTTTTATAGATAATGAAGCAAATTCATAAGTCTACAACCGTAGGCATAATTTTTCTGCTTATTGCCGTTCCTCTTTTTTGGTTCGATTTTCGTTTGGCCATTTCGCTGTTGTGTTTGGGGGCTTACTTTGCGGCCATGAAAGAAGTTTCGAAATACACCAGCTGGTACCAATTTTCGACCGTTTTTGGTTCGGCCATACTGCTTGGTGTTTCTATTGATTTTCCATTCCTGACTTTTCCATACATAACATTAGCCGTCTTTTTGGCGGCCTGCGCCTCTATTGTAAGGATCGTTTTTTTTAAAACATTTTCCTACACCCGTTACCCCTGGTACGAACCTCTTGTATTAATACTCGCTATACTAACCTGGGTACTGGGCAATATAATTTTTATGGCTTCATGGCAGGCATGGGTGTTGCCATCGCCGGTAATTATTTTTGCGGGGATATTGGCATATGGGATATTGAAAGATGAACGTCAGTTACTGGCAGCAACTAAAGGAGGCTATAAAGTGCAAATTGGTATACCGGCTCCCGGGTTTTCTTTGCCGGATCAGTATGAGCAGCAGGTGAGTCTCGATCAATTTAAAGGAAGACATTTGCTGCTGATCTTTGTACGCGGCGATTGGTGTCCCGGTTGTCACATGATGTTGAGAACATACGAAAAGAATAGAGAAAAATTTATTGATAAGAACGTTATGGTATTGGCCATTGGTCCGGATCCGGTGGGAGTTAATAAGGAAATGGTAATAAAACTTGGTCTTGATTTTAAAATATTGGCGGATGAAGGTCAACGGACGGCAATGACTTATGGTGTTCAGCTTTCAGAGTATGATCATGGTTTTGCCGAAAAGTATGAGGAGGGGATCCCGCTTCCGGCATCTTTCCTGGTTGATAAGAACGGTATTGTGCGCTATGTATCACGACCGGATCGGGTAGGTGAATTTTTGAATCCCGCATTGATCTTCCCGATAATAGAATCATTAAAATAAAATGTTAAACACATTAAGCATAGCACTTATTATTTTTCTGGCGATTTACATTGCCAAGGATCTGTATTTAATAACCAAGGTGAAAAAATATAAAGACCAGGTCAAAGCCTCGGCCAATGAGAAAAATAATTCTGAAAGTATTATTGAACAGGCCAATGATGCGATACTTGTTATTGATATAGTTGATGGTCGTATACACCAGGCCAATCCAAGCGCTGCCGCATTGCTGGGGTATCAGGTAAAGCAATTGGAAGAGAAATCTCTTTTCGATCTGCATCCCAAAGAATACCTCGGTAAAAGTTCCAGTATTGTAGCCGATGTATGGGAAAAGGGAGGCATGATCTATGATGACATTCCTTTTTTAACTGCCGGCGGCGAATTGATTCCGGTTGAGTGCAGTGCCAAAGTGGCTCCATTTGCGGGCCGTCCGGCCATTGTGATTTATGCCCGTGATATACGGGAACGTTTACGTCTGGAAGGTAAAATACGGGCGCAGAGTGTTGTGATCGAGCAAAAGAACAAGGATATATTGGACAGTATTAATTATGCGAAACGTATTCAGGCTGCTATCTTACCTGATCGGGAAGTGTTGAAGAGAACGTGTCCGCAATCGTTTATTTTATTCAGACCCAAAGATATTGTGAGTGGCGATTTTTTCTGGTTTGCCTTTGTTGAGGAATACCTGCTTCTTGCCGCTGCTGATTGTACAGGACATGGTGTGCCGGGGGCACTGATGAGTATGATCGGTAATAATATACTTAACCAGGTAACCAAAGATAGAAGTATAAATAAACCTTCGCTTGTTTTGAATTCGCTTGATGAAAAAGTGCTTGAAACTTTAAAAAGGAGCGGAGTAGATGAAGTGAGGGATGGCATGGATATTGCTTTTTGCACCATTAATCTCAAAAAGAATACGCTTGAATATGCAGGAGCTAACAGGCCCTTGGTTTTAATACGCAATAATGAGGTTGTTGAATATAAACCCGATAAACTTTCCATAGGTGGACATAGTCAAATGAAAAAGGTATTTACCGATGTTTCCGTACAATTGCAGAAAGGCGACACTGTTTATATTTTTACGGATGGTTATGCCGATCAGTTTGGAGGTGAAAACGGTAAAAAATTTAAATACAAAAGCCTGTTAAGCCTGCTTCAGTCCATTCAGGCGGAAGATATGCCCAGGCAAAAGGAGTTGCTGGACCAGGCTACCAAAAAATGGCGCGGAGTTAATGAGCAGGTTGATGATATACTGATAATCGGTTTAAGAATGTAAATTTGAAAATGCGAAAGCTGAGTATACTAATTTTGTTTAATAAATATTTCTGCGGAGCAGCTTCATGCTTTGGTCGCATTTTGTTTTTTATTCTTTTACCAGCAATTACCTTAACCGCTCAGAAGAACAATTTTAAATTACGTCATATCACATCCAAGCAGGGATTAACGCAATCAACTGTAAATTGTGTATTCCAGGATAGCCGTGGCTTTATGTGGTTTGGTACGCAGGATGGATTGAACAGGTATGATGGGAATAAAATAACCAGCTACTATAGCGATTTGGATAATAAGCAAAGTTTAGCGGGAAGTACTGTTACAACACTGATTCAGGATAATGAGAAACGAATATGGATCGGGTCAGTGAATAACGGAATAAGTATTTACATCCCCCAAGCGGACAAATTCAAAAGACTTGTTCATGTTGAAAAGGATAAAAATACCATAAGCGATAATACGATTAAAGGGATGCTTTATGGCAGTGATAATACCGTGTGGGTTGCAACAGCAAATGGATTAAATGCAATAGATCCAAAAACTTTTGCGGTGAAGAGATTTTTTTTGGATTCAAGCTATAATAGCGCTGCTGGTGAATGTGAAATTTATTTAGTATTAGAGAATCCATACGATAAGCAAGTGTTGGTTGTAACATCATTAGGCGTGAGTAAATTTGATAGGCAGAATGGAGTGTTTAAATCTATCCCCATACTGGGTTTGGGTCAATTTAGTATATCCAAGGCGGTGTTTGACAAGAATCAAAGGGTCTACATTTCTACAAGAAAAAGCGGAATAAAAGTGCTTGATATTAATACGCTTAATATCATTGATAATGATTTCGTTAAACTTATCCAATCATTCTATAAGCCAGGAGAACCTTTTCAAATTACATGTTCTTATAAAAGTCCTGAAAACATTTCATATTTAGGCACTGAAGGAAAAGGGATACTTGTTATTGATGAGAAGAAAAAGGAATTAACAACTATTAACAGTGATCAAAAGACTGGAGGTTTGTCAAGTAATAATATTCAATGCATATATTTTGATGTGTCCGGATACATGTGGGTCGGGACAGATCTGGGAGTTGATTTTTTTCAGCCGGGTAAACTTAAGTTTAGAACTATTACAATGCAGGATTTTGAAGGTGGAGCTTTGAAGAGTAACGATATAATGTCAGTATTGGTAGATGGAAGCAAACTTTTTCTTGGAACAAGTAATAAAGGATTAAATATTATAGATCAGGTAACACGGAAAGCGGTCACTTTACCCAAGGATATTAATTATGGAAGTCTGCAGGGTGTGCTTAGTTTACTTAAAGATAAGGATGGTATCTATTGGATTGGCACCTGGGGTGGTGGGCTTGTTAAATTGAATTTGCAGAAGAATATATTTAAACAATTTGTAGCAGCGAACAGTTTTTTGAGCGGGCAAAATATCACTTGCCTTGCGGAGCATAAGAATGGTGTTTGGATCGGTTCGCTTGAAGACGGACTTTATAGAATAGATAAAACCGATGAAACATTTTCAAAATTTACGATGAACAACGGACTTAGTTCCAATAGCATTTATTTTTTGGGATTCGACTCTAATAATAAATTGTGGATAGGAACTAATGGGGGAGGATTGAATATTTTTGATATTAAAACAAACAGAATTCAGATTTATAAACATGACGAATCAAATAAAAACTCATTAAGTTCGAATATTGTCAATTGTATTTACATCGACAAGAACAAGATCGCATGGATAGCTACGGATAATGGATTAAACAAGTTTGATGTAGCCAATAATTTGTTCACCCGTTATTATAAAAAGGATGGACTTCCTAATAATTATATCTATTCTATTTTGTCTGATAATAATGGTAATCTATGGATGAGTACGAATAGTGGATTGAGTAAATTTAATCCTAATGATGAAAATGTTGAAGGTTCGGCATTCACAAATTATGGGCCTGATGATGGCTTACAGGATGAAGAGTTTAATCAGGGAGCCTATTTCAAAGGAAAAAGGGGAGAATTATTTTTCGGTGGACTCAACGGATTAAGTGTTTTTTATCCTGATCAGTTAATGTCAAGCAGTCATATCCCACCTGTGTATATTACTTCATATAAGAGGTTTAATAAAGAAGTTCAGTTAGACACTTCAATTTCATTTAAAAAACATATCGAAGTTTCAAATAAAGAAAACTCTTTTTCATTCGAATTTACAGCACTTGATTTTGATGATCCTACCCGTAACAAGTATTCCTGGAAAATGGAAGGTCTTCAAAATGATTGGACTCCCCCAACTAACCGTAACATTGCTGAATACCCTGAGCTGAGTCCCGGCGAATATGTTTTCAGGGTAAAAGCTTCCAACAGCGATGGAGTCTGGAATAATGTAGGGACAAATATCAATATAACCGTTCGTCCTCCATGGTATAAAACCAGTTGGGCCTATACCTCATTTGTATTAACCGGACTTTTCGGTGCCTGGGGTTATAGGTTGCGTGTGGCCCGTCAGAAGCGTGTGCTGGAACGAATGGTTGAGCAGCGAACAGTTCAGCTAGCCGAAAAAAACCGTGATATAACCAGCAGTATAGAATATGCCCGAAAAATACAGGATGCCATATTGCCGCCGCTCAATGATATATTCCGGGCGTTTCCCGAATCATTTGTGTTGTATAAACCCCGTGATATAGTGAGTGGTGATTTTTATTGGTTTTATGAAAAGGGAAATAAGAAAGTAATTGCTGCGGTTGATTGTACCGGGCATGGCGTCCCCGGTGCATTTATGAGTATGATAGGCCACAATCTCCTGAACCAGATAGTGATTGAAAATGGGATAACAGAGGCTGCTGAAATATTAAACCAGTTGCATAAAGGAGTGCAGGCGGCCTTAAAACAAGGGCAAATAGGTGTTGAAAGCAAAGACGGAATGGACGTATCATTATGTGTTTTTGATACGCAAAAAAATGAGCTGCAATATGCCGGCGCCTATCGTACGCTGTATGTATTAAGTGATAATGTTCCTGATGTTATTCAAAAGATTAATGGAGATAAGTTCCCTATCGGCGGTTCGCATTTTGGGCAGGAGAGAAGCTTTACACAGCATTCTCGGCAACTAAAAAAAGGCGACGTAATTTATATGTTTACTGATGGTTTTGCCGATCAGTTTGGCGGTGAAAATGGTAAGAAATTCATGGTAAAGCGTTTTGCTGAAATGTTGACCAGGCAATGGAAATTACCCTTAAATAAACAACATGAAATGCTGGAAGAGGCATTTAGCGCCTGGAAGGGTAAAAACGAACAGGTGGACGATGTACTTATTGTTGGGATCAAAGTATAAGAGTTATAAGTTGATTATTAGACTATTAGCTATTCGATTTCTATTCTTTTCAACTCAAAAAAATATTGCAATTCATCCTTTTTTCGTATACATTTGCTGGGTTATTAAACCAATTATAAAAGGTAGTGTCTAACTACCAACTACCAACCAAATCCCAGTAAAATGAAAAAAAGTATTTTTGCTACTCTCCTTATAGCCACTTTTGTGGGAGCTGTTTTAAACTCCTGTAAAAAACCCGAAACCGATACGGAAACTCAATCAGCCACAGATAATGCTCTTTGTGAGGCGGAGTTTACAGCGATAATGCCATCCACTAATTCAAGAGCAGTTCAACAAAAAGGAATCAGTGGCAGTAAAATTGCTGTTGGGGCCGGGCCTTATATTTATATTGATTCAAATGGCACAACCGGTTATTGGCCCCGCAGGATGTGGGTTGATTATGACAGAGATGCTACAGGTCTTCCGACAACAGGTTTTACAGACAGTGATGGCCGTTTCAGAAAAGGCCGTCTTTCAATGTTATTTGATACAGCATGGGCAACCTCACTCACTGCTAGAGTTACTATTGACAGCCTTGTTAAATATTCTGTAAATGGTATAACTTACAATGCTCACGACATCATTATCAGCAAAACATCAAACTCGTATACTACAACAGTTAATGACGGAACCTGTGCAAATGCCAGCTGGTGGTTGAAATGGGCGGGAACGCGCACCTTCACTCTTGTTAACCAGGGTGCTTCCAATGAAGAAGTGCATGTTACCGGTAATGCAACCGGTACAAACAGATCCGGTTTAACGTATACAACAACTATTAAAACTGCGCTGGTTAAAGCAACTAATTGTACATACATAAGCAGCGGCATAATTGATATTACCCCGAGTGGAAAGGCTACACGCACCATTGACTATTCTGTTGATGCTGCGGGAGCCCATAACAATGCCTGCGATAATTCAGTGTCATTGACCATTAAAGGCAATACGTTTATCTTTAAAATTGATTAAAAGGTTTTTTGTTGTTTTTTATCTAACCTTTTATATATTTGTCCTTTCAATTCTGGGGTAATTATGATGTTAGACATCTACGATTTTTATAACCGGATGGAGCGTAATAATATTATGCTTTCATTCAAAGGAGATATTACATCAGAATTGCTTACATCGATCCTCCAGATTATGGAGTCAAAGCTGGATAACCTCCAGGAAGAGCCGAAGATTAAGAAAAAAGTATATAATGTGCTGGTGGAATGTTTGCAAAACCTGTATCATCACATGGATGAGCAGCAAACAACAGATAGCAGCAACCGTATACGGGCGGCCATTTTCATGATTGGGAAGGTTGACAGCCAGTATAATATCATTACGGGTAATTACATTCAAAACCCTAACGTAAGTTCTTTAAAAGCTAAATTGGATCATATTAACACTCTTTCGAAAGAGGAGTTAAAAGACTATTACAAACAGGTTCTGGATAACGGGATGATGTCGGATAAGGGTGGAGGTGGTTTGGGTATGATTGATATTGCCCGCAAAACAGGCCAGAAATTGAATTATAACTTTATGCATGTTGATGACGCTTTATCGTTTTTCACATTAAATATTAAAATAGCACAATCATAAAAAATTATGGAAAAAATATCTATTGAAGGAAGTCCCAAGACCCCAACCATTAACTTTGACGTAGAAAAAGGTTTTTTGGAAATTAAAGGAAGGTCTATACCCGAAAACTCAATTGAGTTTTACAAGCCTTTGGTTGACTCACTTGAAAAATATGCGGGCAAACCGCAATCCGCTACCAGCGTAATTATCCAGTTGGAATACTTCAATACAAGTTCATCGAAGTGTATTTTGGACGTTTTTAAAAAGCTGGAAGCCATTCACAAAGGAGGCAGTTCGGTTACCATTAACTGGCACTACGAAGAGGATGATGAGGATATGTTGGAGGCTGGTGAAGATTACCAGGCTATCATCAACGTTCCTTTCAAAATGATACAGATGGAGTAGCAGGTTCTTCGAAAAAAAATATAAAGCGGGATGTGGTTTAACTACATCCCGCTTTTGTTTTGGAGCGAATAGGCGTGCTATTACCAGCAAACGGTTTGGGCTACTGCCCAATGCTTTGTTTTGGCAACAACAATCACTTAGAAAAGATTAGCAAAGTCTGGTCACGAATCAATGCTCGAACATTACCTTAAAGTAGCTCCGTAATTTAATGAACCGCTTTATATGAGGCCCGCAATTATTGTGGTGTTAGAGGCGCACTCAGTCAGAATTTTATGGTAGAGCCGCCTACCCGATTAGGTTAATCTATTCTGTAATATGAAATTTTTGTAGTTCCATCTTCCAGTCCTTCGTATTTTTTGCTAATTTCTAAAATATTGATATCATCATTCGCGAAGCGATTGTCTGGCGGAATTCCAACTTTCTTAAACTTAATTTTATTTTTCTTCAGGTCAATAGAGATGTTTTCTAAATTAAACATATGCTTACCCTTGATAATATATTTATTCCCCTCTCTTATTTCAAATTCTTCGCTACCTGTTCTTCCGTCTGCTATCATATAAATATTTCGCCATTTTCCAGGAAATAGATTTTCAAGTGATATTACTTTTGGAGTTACATTATTTTCCAATAACAAGTCAGTAACTAATATCTTACTTATGCTTGAAAATTTTGATGCTTCGGATCTTTTATTTTCTGCATTTCCTTCAAACAAATATGAAAGATCAAGTTGTTTATGAATGAAACCTTTTAAAATGTCTATTAATTGTTTTTCAACGATTGGTATTGTTTTTCTATTTATTGCATTGGCAAAACCAATTTCTTGATTCACCCATTGCGATGAAATTGAATTTCGAGTTAGAATTGGAACAAAATAGTCAGATTCAAAAATGCCGGTCTTAACTTTTTCTGTGAGCTGTAATAAAATTTGCCTGTTGTCGGCAATTATAATAGGTGTAAACGTATTTGTAGCATTAATCAGTCTTTCTACGGAGCGCATTTTGTTTCTGTCGTTGTCCGAGTAACTAATGAATATTTTCTTTTTCATAACTTACCACTAACTCATTTATACCCCTGACGCAGTCAGACATACTCCATCCATTTGGAACAGATGTGTCTGATGATTCATTCTTTTATTTATCACTTTGCATAAACGGATATCTATAATCTGTTGGAGGCACAAAAGTTTCCTTAATAGTGCGCGGAGAAACCCAGCGCAAGAGATTTATCATTGAACCGGCTTTGTCGTTAGTGCCTGAGCCCCTGGCTCCGCCAAATGGCTGCTGGCCTACTACAGCACCGGTGCATTTGTCGTTAATGTAAAAATTGCCGGCTGCCTGGTATAGTTTTTTAGTGGCGAGGTCAATGGAGTAGCGATCCTGAGAAATTATTGCACCTGTTAGTGCATAATTGGAAGTGTTGTTCACGAGGTCAAGTGTTTTTTCAAACTTGTTATCGTCGTAAACATAAATGGTTAATACCGGGCCGAACAACTCTTCGCACATGGTAACGTAATACGGGTCTTTCGCGAGTAATATGGTTGGTTCAATAAAATAACCTTTCGATTTATTGTATTTGCCTCCGGCAATAATTTCTACTTTCTTGTCCTTCTTAGCACGGTCAATATAGCCTGCCAGTTTATCAAATGATCGTTCGTCAATAACCGCATTAATGAAGTTGCCAAACTCTTCTGTCGGCCCCATTTTAAAGGACTTCAGATCGGCCAGCAATAACTCTTTTACTTTTGGCCAAATGCTTTTAGGGATATAGGCCCGTGATGCCGCCGAACATTTTTGTCCCTGGTATTCAAATGCACCGCGGGATAAGGCCGTAACCAATACTTTTAAATCGGCGGTGTTGTGTGCTATAATGAAATCTTTTCCCCCGGTTTCACCCACAATACGTGGATATGATTTATAGATGTGAATGTTGTTGCCAATGGTTTTCCACACATTGCGGAATACCTCGGTTGAGCCGGTGAAGTGTATTCCGGCAAAATCAGGATGGGAGAAGATCACATCTCCCGCTTCCGGTCCAGATACATAAACAAGGTTTATAACACCTGCCGGTAAGCCTGCTTTCATAAATATTTCCATCAGCACGTTTGCCGAGTATATAGCTGAGTTGGCGGGTTTCCATACCACTACATTGCCCATCATGGCGCATGAGGTTGGTAAATTTCCGGCAATTGCCGTGAAATTAAAAGGTGTGAGCGCGAATAAAAACCCTTCCAGTGGTCGGTGTTCTACACGGTTCCAGACACCAGAACCGGAAACGGTGAGGGGCTGTTGTTTGTAGATTTCACTCATGTATTGTACATTAAAACGCAGGAAATCGACGATCTCGCAAGCGGAATCAACCTCAGCCTGGAACACATTTTTTGATTGACCCAGCATGGTAGCTGCGTTCAGTTTGGCGCGATAGGGTCCGGCAATAAGGTCAGCTGCCTTTAAAAATATGGCTGCGCGCTGCTCCCAGGGTAATTTTTCCCAGTTCTTTTTTGCTGAAAGAGCGGCTTTGATCGCGAGTTTTACATGTGACTTGTCGCCCCCGTGAAAATGACCAAGTGTATGTTTGTGATCGTGCGGGGGAGCCAGCCGCATCTTTTTATTTGTTCTTATTTCTTTTCCTCCAATATACATGGGTACATCAACCTGTACCGAACGTAATTGAGCCAGCATGGCTTGTAATTCTTTTCGTTCAGGTGAACCCGGCGCGTAGTTTTTTACCGATTCATTAATGGCAGTCGGGATGTTATAAAATCCTTTTGGCATGGGAAGAGGAATTAAAGATTACTAATTTGAAACTTCAAATTGTTGTATTGCGAAGGTAAGAAAAAGATAAATAGATTTTGGAGGCAGAAACAATGAAGTAGCGGGTAAATCACTTCTTCTTAAACGCATCAACAGCCTTTCTGACGCTTCCATATTTACGCAGTAATACTTTTGCCTTTGAATAACTCATGTTCAACTCGCGCATGATCATTTTGTTGCCGCGATCAACCAGTTTGTTGTTGCTAAGCTGCATATCAACCATTTTGTTGCCGCGCACACGACCCAGTTTTATCATTACAGAGGTAGAGATCATATTTAACAAAAGTTTTTGGGCTGTTCCTGCTTTCATACGGGTACTTCCTGTAACAAACTCCGGCCCAACTACTGCCACCAAAGGATAGTTAGCTTCCTGTGATACCGGACTTCCAGGGTTACAGGTAATGCAGGCAGTAGCTATTCCTTTTGAATTACATTTTTTCAACGCGCCCATAACATAGGGCGTAGTACCTGAAGCGGTAATGCCGATCACCACATCTTTTGTATTTATTTTATACTGCTGCAGATCCTTCCAGCCCTGCTCAGTGTCATCTTCCGCGAATTCAACCGCTTTACGAATGGCTTTATCACCCCCGGCAATTAAACCGATTACTATTCCCTGTGGCACACCATAAGTAGGTGGACATTCCGATGCATCCACAATTCCCAAACGTCCGCTGGTTCCCGCTCCGATATAAAATAGGCGTCCGCCTGATCTCATTTTTTTTACAATTGCGTTTACCAGCTTTTCAACTTTAGGAATGATCTTTCCTAT
Coding sequences within:
- a CDS encoding redoxin domain-containing protein, which gives rise to MKVEIGQKAPLFELPDSDKKIVKLADFKGKNVVLLFFPAAFTGTCTKELCQTRDELTLYNNMNAQVFGISVDMPFTLNRFKADQNLNFPLLSDFNKEAIAAFGCMYDVWSVGLKGVAKRSSFVIDKDGIVRFAEILENAGDYPDFDGIKKALEGLK
- a CDS encoding ZIP family metal transporter, yielding MIYPLYIILFFGALLSGLSVLWLKISSRNLKLILSFSGAYLFAISVLHLIPDIYSGGDGSIGIYILAGFFLQIFLEFFSEGIEHGHIHIHAGHGKTFPLTIMLSLSVHSFLEGMPLSQNADQISESNKQLLVGILLHNVPIAIALMTMLKESKVGKSMALFSLIAFAAMAPLGALVSRLIGTSVINIADYFNNIMAVVIGIFLHISTTILFESSENHRFNLLKFLIILLGAGLALFSL
- a CDS encoding class I SAM-dependent methyltransferase, which produces MDKKVQQEWFCNWFNTPYYHILYKNRNTNEAEIFIDNLLTKIDLPPNARIVDVACGKGRHAIYLNKKGFDVTGIDISEESIKHARVFENDTLHFSVHDMRKTFITNYFDAALNLFTSIGYFKTEHENGLAIRSMHSALKKKGKVVIDFFNAVTAMKNIVENEEKTIDGIAFKIKKQLAGKTLVKHIEFDTNGKHFQFSEEVLMLTLSDFEKHFSSIGFKTLNLFGDYSLNTFRTEQSERLIIVGEKI
- a CDS encoding redoxin domain-containing protein, with amino-acid sequence MKQIHKSTTVGIIFLLIAVPLFWFDFRLAISLLCLGAYFAAMKEVSKYTSWYQFSTVFGSAILLGVSIDFPFLTFPYITLAVFLAACASIVRIVFFKTFSYTRYPWYEPLVLILAILTWVLGNIIFMASWQAWVLPSPVIIFAGILAYGILKDERQLLAATKGGYKVQIGIPAPGFSLPDQYEQQVSLDQFKGRHLLLIFVRGDWCPGCHMMLRTYEKNREKFIDKNVMVLAIGPDPVGVNKEMVIKLGLDFKILADEGQRTAMTYGVQLSEYDHGFAEKYEEGIPLPASFLVDKNGIVRYVSRPDRVGEFLNPALIFPIIESLK
- a CDS encoding SpoIIE family protein phosphatase translates to MLNTLSIALIIFLAIYIAKDLYLITKVKKYKDQVKASANEKNNSESIIEQANDAILVIDIVDGRIHQANPSAAALLGYQVKQLEEKSLFDLHPKEYLGKSSSIVADVWEKGGMIYDDIPFLTAGGELIPVECSAKVAPFAGRPAIVIYARDIRERLRLEGKIRAQSVVIEQKNKDILDSINYAKRIQAAILPDREVLKRTCPQSFILFRPKDIVSGDFFWFAFVEEYLLLAAADCTGHGVPGALMSMIGNNILNQVTKDRSINKPSLVLNSLDEKVLETLKRSGVDEVRDGMDIAFCTINLKKNTLEYAGANRPLVLIRNNEVVEYKPDKLSIGGHSQMKKVFTDVSVQLQKGDTVYIFTDGYADQFGGENGKKFKYKSLLSLLQSIQAEDMPRQKELLDQATKKWRGVNEQVDDILIIGLRM
- a CDS encoding SpoIIE family protein phosphatase gives rise to the protein MRKLSILILFNKYFCGAASCFGRILFFILLPAITLTAQKNNFKLRHITSKQGLTQSTVNCVFQDSRGFMWFGTQDGLNRYDGNKITSYYSDLDNKQSLAGSTVTTLIQDNEKRIWIGSVNNGISIYIPQADKFKRLVHVEKDKNTISDNTIKGMLYGSDNTVWVATANGLNAIDPKTFAVKRFFLDSSYNSAAGECEIYLVLENPYDKQVLVVTSLGVSKFDRQNGVFKSIPILGLGQFSISKAVFDKNQRVYISTRKSGIKVLDINTLNIIDNDFVKLIQSFYKPGEPFQITCSYKSPENISYLGTEGKGILVIDEKKKELTTINSDQKTGGLSSNNIQCIYFDVSGYMWVGTDLGVDFFQPGKLKFRTITMQDFEGGALKSNDIMSVLVDGSKLFLGTSNKGLNIIDQVTRKAVTLPKDINYGSLQGVLSLLKDKDGIYWIGTWGGGLVKLNLQKNIFKQFVAANSFLSGQNITCLAEHKNGVWIGSLEDGLYRIDKTDETFSKFTMNNGLSSNSIYFLGFDSNNKLWIGTNGGGLNIFDIKTNRIQIYKHDESNKNSLSSNIVNCIYIDKNKIAWIATDNGLNKFDVANNLFTRYYKKDGLPNNYIYSILSDNNGNLWMSTNSGLSKFNPNDENVEGSAFTNYGPDDGLQDEEFNQGAYFKGKRGELFFGGLNGLSVFYPDQLMSSSHIPPVYITSYKRFNKEVQLDTSISFKKHIEVSNKENSFSFEFTALDFDDPTRNKYSWKMEGLQNDWTPPTNRNIAEYPELSPGEYVFRVKASNSDGVWNNVGTNINITVRPPWYKTSWAYTSFVLTGLFGAWGYRLRVARQKRVLERMVEQRTVQLAEKNRDITSSIEYARKIQDAILPPLNDIFRAFPESFVLYKPRDIVSGDFYWFYEKGNKKVIAAVDCTGHGVPGAFMSMIGHNLLNQIVIENGITEAAEILNQLHKGVQAALKQGQIGVESKDGMDVSLCVFDTQKNELQYAGAYRTLYVLSDNVPDVIQKINGDKFPIGGSHFGQERSFTQHSRQLKKGDVIYMFTDGFADQFGGENGKKFMVKRFAEMLTRQWKLPLNKQHEMLEEAFSAWKGKNEQVDDVLIVGIKV
- a CDS encoding DUF1987 domain-containing protein; this encodes MEKISIEGSPKTPTINFDVEKGFLEIKGRSIPENSIEFYKPLVDSLEKYAGKPQSATSVIIQLEYFNTSSSKCILDVFKKLEAIHKGGSSVTINWHYEEDDEDMLEAGEDYQAIINVPFKMIQME